Proteins encoded within one genomic window of Dehalococcoidia bacterium:
- a CDS encoding GAF domain-containing sensor histidine kinase, which translates to MKDDPQPGDRALRAMSDALLSITAEVTVERAFQKMVDAARELAGARYAALGIPDGEGGFEQFITSGIADDQIARIGPLPRTHGLLGAMLEDPAPFRTPNIQRDPRFWGWPSAHPDMRSFLGVPIVSKSRIIGAFYLTDKLGDAHFSEEDQKLIEMLAAHAAISIENARLYERSRELSVIEERNRLARELHDSVTQTLFSLALTAEAADTLLGRDNDMAKAQLNKLKQMAQDAVREMRSLIFELRPADLEMEGLTGTLRKHVDVLRQVRGAEIELRVGGERRLPAGVERDIFRIAQEALNNALKHSGARAIAVELDLAVPVTLTVRDDGSGFNPDDPQIRARRLGLTSMHERATMLGGRLTIDSSGRGTTVRLEVDA; encoded by the coding sequence CCCGCAGCCGGGAGATCGAGCGCTGCGCGCGATGAGTGACGCGCTGCTATCGATCACGGCCGAAGTCACGGTCGAGCGGGCATTCCAGAAGATGGTCGACGCGGCGCGTGAGCTGGCCGGCGCCCGCTACGCCGCACTCGGCATCCCCGACGGCGAGGGCGGATTCGAGCAGTTCATCACCTCCGGCATCGCCGACGACCAGATCGCGCGCATCGGCCCGCTTCCACGCACCCACGGCCTGCTCGGCGCGATGCTCGAGGATCCGGCGCCATTTCGCACGCCGAACATCCAGCGTGATCCGCGGTTCTGGGGATGGCCTTCGGCGCACCCGGACATGCGATCGTTCCTCGGCGTACCGATCGTCTCCAAGTCGCGGATCATCGGTGCGTTTTACCTCACGGACAAGCTGGGCGACGCGCATTTCAGCGAAGAGGACCAGAAGCTGATCGAAATGCTGGCAGCGCACGCCGCGATCTCGATCGAGAATGCGCGGCTGTACGAGCGCAGTCGCGAGTTGAGCGTGATCGAGGAGCGGAACCGGCTGGCGCGGGAGCTGCACGACTCCGTGACGCAGACACTGTTCAGCCTGGCGCTCACCGCGGAGGCTGCGGATACCCTTCTCGGGCGCGATAACGACATGGCGAAGGCACAACTCAACAAGCTCAAGCAGATGGCGCAGGACGCCGTCCGCGAGATGCGCTCGTTGATCTTCGAGTTGCGGCCGGCGGACCTCGAGATGGAGGGACTGACTGGCACCCTACGGAAGCATGTCGACGTGTTGCGGCAGGTGCGCGGCGCCGAGATCGAGCTACGCGTCGGCGGCGAGCGGCGATTGCCGGCCGGCGTCGAACGCGACATCTTCCGCATCGCACAGGAGGCGCTCAACAACGCGCTGAAGCACAGCGGCGCGCGAGCGATCGCCGTCGAGCTTGACCTCGCCGTGCCCGTGACACTCACGGTGCGAGATGACGGCTCCGGATTTAATCCAGACGATCCGCAGATACGCGCGAGGCGCCTCGGCCTGACATCGATG